The DNA region AAAATAATCCTCAAGGGATTGAATCTGCATCGTCACCGCAGGTTGTGTCATATGTAATGCTTGCGCAGCCGCTGAAAAACTCCCCTTCTCCGCAACGGTATAAAAAATATGCAATTGATGAAAATTCATATCTTCGCCCCTCTTCTGTACGCTTTCCCCATTGTAGCCGATTTCTATAATTACAACAAAAAAAGCATGCAGCTTGTCTGCATGCGATGTAGCCTGAATCTATTATTTCAGAAAATAGGGATAATTCCGAACTTTACTTATGCTTGCGACTGTTCTTAACAAGAGTCATTCGTCTTGAATGTCTCAGCCACGAATAATACGATTTCAGATCCCGCAATTCAATCGTCTCGGACATTTTCCCCAGAAACGTAACTACAATCATCTTATGAAGTGGATTGCCAGCGATATCATATTCCCCTTCAAGTTCGGAAAATTCAGCAACCACGACCAGATCTTCGTCGATGAGGTAGACATCCTGCTCATTACGGTAGTATGGTGTAATACGGTCCTGCTTCAGACACTCCCATAACCATGCCGCAATATGGTCATCATCATTACGTGTCGGCTCAATACGATCTGCGTACCGTACTTTGGCATGATGGGTAATGACGATGTCGGCCACTTTCTTGTCTCCAAGAGCCACAAAAAAAGGCTCGTAGGTGCTCCAACGTTGCATCACCTTATCACGCATGGGAATCACTCTCCACCAGATAGGACTTTCTATCTATTTCTTTACCCAATATATTACAACATAAGTCCCGTAACCTCAAGGCGTAAGTTCAGATTTTTTCACAAAAGCCGTTTTACACCTAATTCAATAAAAGAGCGGCCCCGAAGGACCCCTCAGTGTTCATCGTTTCGAAAGGAACAGTGGCAACAAGTTCACTGTTCATTCCCAACGATTTGTTATATTCCGTAAAAACTCGTTTTGTCCATCGTTTTGCTGGCATACTCTGTTTTGATCTCATTCCGGTAGGAACGTTCGACCTTGCGCACATAGGAAAGTCTGTTCACATTTTTCATCGTATCTTCAGCCCGCTCTGCATTAACATACATAACGACATAATGCATACGGCGGGAGATGTAATGAACGGTACCATATTTTTCGAGATTACGAGCCGCTTTCAAATCACTGACCCAAATAATAAATCCTGTCCTTTCCGCAAACATCATCGCTTCCCCGCCCCTTTCTATAATGGAGACCGGAGCCTCAAAAGGGTCCGGTCTATCATGAGTCTATTGGGTTATCATTCTCTAGCTACAACCACACTTGCCGCCGCTTCCACAGCCGCCTTTCGGATTTGGATCATTACTTGGTACCTTAATTGTGGTTGAAACTGCGAAGGCAATCGTCTCCGACATCTGGAACAACATCTCATCCAGCGATTTCTCCGCCTGTTTGAAACGCGCTACTGCCTCAAATTGTTCCAACTCCAGCTCCAACGCCTGAACCTGATCTTTCGCCGCGTGATAGTCCGGGTGAAAATGACCAAAACGCTGGGTTTCTTCAAATAATTCTTTCTTGGCGTTCAGCTTGCGTATTCCGGCCTGAATTTCAGGGTTCGTCTCCACTTGCTGCTTCCAATATAAATAATCCGATACTTCGGCAGATTGGTTAATCATGTCGCCCAGTTCATATGCGCCCGTTAACACTTGGGCCATATCGACCGTGTTCATTTCCGCTACGCTCATGAAATTCATCCTATCTATATATAAAGTTCTACTAACGTAGACTATTTCATAATAGCATATCCCCGAATAGTTAAGAAGAGTTTTTCCTGCAAATAGAAATTAGGGGAACAAGGGATCGGCGATTTGGAGCTGGTTCATGTTTTGGCCTGTTCAGGGATGATCAGACGTATCTCGCTCCATTCGGTGGGCGAAAATGTAAGCCGTTCGGGATGTACACCGATGTCTGACGAATGCCATCCTGTGAGTGTCCAATCTTCATAACCGTGAATCTGATCCGGAATAAAATAAATGACATCCTTGTCCAGCTTCAGACCCAGTTTGGTCTGCCATTCAATCGCTTTCGCTGCAATCTGACGAGCTGTGGACATATGATAACTCCTCCACTGGTTGTGCCATACCTCCGGAATCTCCCCATACCCGGGAAAAAGAACTGATTGCTCCGTGATCGACTCATCCTGATCATAAAGATGCAGATCAGGGCCTGTTTCAATGAGCCCCTCACGACCACGCACATTAAAGAGTTCCTTTTCCAGCTCAAGTCCTGTAATGGATTCCTCGGCAATTTGCATCCGTTCCGTCCTCTTCAGCTTTTCAGATAACTCTCGTCTGAAATCAAATATCCATCCATTCATGTTCTTCGCTTCATTGACCTTGTCCGTTAGACCGGTATTTTGATCAGCGTCTCCATGCAAATGTGCTGCTTCTTTTCCCCACTGCTGTATGGCCAGATTCACATGCTCAGGCAGACCTGATCCGGCATACCGTCCAAGAAAGCTGACCATAGCATCTGCGGTGAAGCCGATCACTGCTGCAGCGATGATCCGTTCCTTTGTCACCCGATATATAGACATCCGGTCACGACTTGCAAGCTCTGAAATCAACTCCAGGTTCCAGCGTACCTGCGGAGGTATATCTGGCGGAACCATAATTTCAAAGTCAGGCTGCACAAAAAAAGTCTGGTTTCCTGAATCCATTGCGCCATCATAGCCTGAATCTAACAAATTGACAGGTTCAATCAACCAGCGATAATACAACCTTCCTTCGGAAGTCTCACCTACTTCGCCATATCCAAACGCCGCCAAAAGATCAAGCCATCCCCGTGTTTTTTCTTTAATATCCATCCCTTCTTTTAGCCAATCACTGTCTGGAGTCGCTGTTGCGATAGCGAACCATTCATTGGAGCCTGGAGCAAGTAACGACAATTGATAGCGAAAATGCTGAAGTACCGGCTCGGCTGCACCGTATCGGTCCATGCATATGTTATAAATTACCCGCTGCATGGAAGGCCACGACAACGACAACCAGTGATCCAGACGATCAATGGATACATACATCCGGTTATGAATCTTTTCAATCAAACCCAGACTGAGAAGCACATCAAAAATAACAGCAACATGAACCGGGTACACATCCATAGAATTGTAGTGAATATCCAATCCAGCAAAATCTTCATGATCCAGCACCGTGATCCGGCTTAATTGCTTGACTATTCTCTTATGAACAGTCCCTTTGCCGGTGAGGGGAAGTCCTTGGTTCTGGCCTTCTCTAACCATCCAGGCCAAAATATGCAGAAGCTCTGCCGCAATATCGGGTTTCCCCTCTCGGATAACCTGAATCCCATGACATGATCTGGAGTTATTTTTCGTAATCTCACCCTGCACCTCGTCCACCTTCTGTTGTACGAAGTGTCCAACCCGTTCAGCATAGGTTATCGTCATTAAAGGAAGTAAAGAATGAGGTATGTAATAAAGCCGTTCGCCCCACGTCTTAAGCACGGCTTCAATCCATCCTTTTTGCTGAAGTGTAATAAATGCGGTTATAGCTTCTGCTCTGCTGAGGCCTATTGAAGCCCACTCTGCTGTTGACATCATGACGGAAAAAGGTTGTCCGGCCTGTTTGTGAAAAATCGCACCAAGTACCGTGTGCTCCATGCACGAAAGCTCGTTTAACAAACTCACATCCAGAAGGTCCTGTGTATTATTCATGGGCTGACCAATCCTTTCTCTTTATTTTAGACACGGAAATGAACATGGGTGATTCATTATAATTCATGAACAATCTTGTATTCATATCCTTGCTCAACCAGAAACATCTGACGACGTAATGCAAATTCTTGTTCCTTGCTGTCTTCCGATACAAGTGCATAGAAATAAGCTTTATTTTCTCCGGACTTCGGCCTTAGAATCCGACCCAATCGCTGGGCTTCTTCCTGTCTTGAACCGAAGCTTCCTGATATTTCAAGCGCAACAGCAGCATCTGGCAGATCTACAGCAAAATTGGCGACCTTGGATACGACAATCGTTTTGATTTCACCACGTCGAAAGGCTGCAAACCATTTCACTCGCTCTTGCTGAGACATCGTACCAGATATAAGTGGAGCATCAATTTCCCGGGCAATGGTCTCAAGCTGATTCAAATATTGTCCAATAACAAGAGATGGCAACCCCCGATGACGTTCCAGTATCTTTCGGATTACAGCTAATTTGGCCGGATTTTCGGCGGCAATACGAAATTGATGTTTGACCTCTGCTTCCAAATAATTAGATCTCAATTCAGTTGAAAAAGGGACACGTATTTCCTGGCATTGTACATCTGCAATCCAGCCTTGCTGCTCCAATTCCTTCCATGGCATGTCATATAACTTCGGACCAATAAGTGAAAATACATCTTGCTCACAACCATCTTCACGCACCAATGTTGCGGTCAATCCCAGCCTTCGTGTAGCTTGAATATCTGCCGTAGCTCGAAATACAGGTGCTGGCAGCAAATGTACCTCATCATAAATAATCAGCCCCCACTGACGTTCACTGAGCAATTTGATATGGGTAAAATCAGCATCCTTGGACTTTCTGTGCGTAAGAATCTGATATGTAGCCACAGTCACTGGTCTCACTTGTTTTTTTTGACCGGAATACTCACCAATCTGTTCACTGGTTATGGTTGTTTTATTTTGTAATTCCTCAATCCATTGCCGCACAGACGTGGTGTTAGAGGTCAAAATAAGGCATTCACATTGCAGGCGTTCCAGTACGGCCAATCCAATAACCGTTTTACCTGCCCCGCATGGCAACACAAGCAGACCACTCCCCCCCATACCCTCGCTGCCTTCAAAAGCATTCACAGCGTCTTGCTGATAAGGACGCAACTCAAATTGTCCTGAATGTGCGCTTGTATCCTCTTGCCAACCAAATGGAAGACTTGTTCCATTCCTGTATCCTGCATAATCCAGCACTGGATAACCCAAACGGGTCAATTCACGCTTCAGCAGTCCGCGCTTCTCCCCGTCCAACTCAAGCTCATGAGGATCGACACGTTCCATCCGGAAAGCCGAGATCGTCTTCATGCCGCTTAATTCATCCAGCAATCGCTCATCTTCACTGACAAGACGCATTTTGCCCTGACCTGTGTCAGACTGCAATTTCAACTTTCCATATTGATCCACAATTCTTCGGATATCCTGAATCAGGGCGGCAGGAACATTCCAACGGGACACTGATTCCAGACTCGCAATCACTTGATCAGCGCTCCATCCCAGTGCGGCGGCATTCCATAAAGACAAGGCCGTGATTCGATAGGTATGAAAAGCCGCTGGTGTCTTTACCAGTTCGGCATACATTCCCAGTTGAGCTCTGGCCTGATCAAATCCGGGATGGCCCACTTCAAGCAATACTGTAAAATCCCGCTGAACAATACAGGCGTCCGTTTTCTCCATTCCGCTTCCCCCTAATTAAAAAAAGTATCTATTCCTGTGAATAAGAGGCATCACAAAAAGTCCAATTCCGGTGTCTTCCGAAAATGAACCTATACAGTACAGCAGCTCAACCTTGACTTAACCTCTACAAAGACCATACCAAAAAAGCACCCTGCTCATACCTTGGTATGAATAGGATGCCCAACTGCATTCAAATCATTCGGCTGTATACCCCTTAGCCATGGCAATAAATAGCTTCACAGCATTTTGCATGGCATCTTCATCAAAGTCAAACTTCGGATGATGATGCGGATAAATCGCATTTTTCTTCGGATTACCTGCTCCGACAAACATGAAACAGCCAGGAATCCGCTGCAGATAGTACGCAAAATCTTCAGCGGGCATCATCATGGGTGACTTCTGTACAGAGTCTGCCCCGAATACGTCCACTGCTTCCCGAAAGAAACGGGCCGTTTCCTGCTCATCATTGACGACTGGAGGATACCCCATAATATAGTTCAACTGAGTCTCTGCACCATAGATTGCTCCTGTCTGAGCAACAATCGTATGAACACGTTCTTTCATGATACTGCGCGTCTCTTCGTCGAAGGTTCTCACCGTACCGGTCAATTTGCATAATTCGGCGATGACATTCTGTGCAGAACCGGCCTGCATCGTTCCAATGGTTAACACCGCTGGACGCAAGGGATCCACCGAGCGACTGACAACGGTCTGCAACTGCATCACCAGAGCAGAGCCAGCCACCAGACTGTCCACTGTAGACTGTGGCATGCCGCCATGTCCACCTTTTCCTGTGATCTCAATATAGAAGTCATCTGCCGCTGCCATCATCGGTCCTGGTGTACTCGCAGCCACGCCCACAGGAAGCGGGGTCCACAGATGAATGCCATAGATGACATCCACCCCTTCCAGTCCGCCGTCTGCAATAACCTTGAGCGCGCCACCTGGAAGCAATTCTTCTGCTGGTTGGAACAAAAAGCGTATCTCACCCTTGATCTCATGTTTATGGCGACTAAAATAAAGTGCCGTTCCCAGCAAAATGGATACATGCCCATCATGGCCGCAGGCATGCATGGCTCCTGCATGTTGTGACGCATATTCAACGTCCTTCTCATCCTGGATCGGAAGTGCATCCATATCCGCACGAAGCATCACGACAGGCCCTGGGTTATCCCCCCGAATGGTTCCAATAACCCCATGCCCGCCCACGTGACGTTTCACTTCAACGCCAAAACTCTCCAGCATACCCGCTATAAAAGAGGATGTCTTCTCCTCATGAAAGGAAACCTCAGGATTCCGATGAAGATGACGACGCCATTCTACCATGTGGATTTGCAAATCATCCCACCATATATTGTTTGTCATGTCTCTCCATCCTTTCGCTCTCTGAACGGGACTTTCATCAAGCCCGAACCTTCCTCTTGAAACCTATTGCTGTATATTGTAGCAGAATTGGAAGAAAACCGATACGAATGACCCCTGGAAAGCTTGCACGGGAAGGGGAAACATACTATCATAAACTAGAGAAAAGAACGAGATTTATACTCTCGGAAGCTTATGAGGAGGATCAGACGCTTATGATTTTTGAGAATACAGGCTTGGATGGCTTGAAGAGCGACTTGGCATACCTGGATGAGAGCGCCGAGAAAGTCGGATTTGTCCGGTGGCAGTGGGAATATTATCGTGCTACATATGATTACAAAATTGAAGATGAACAAACCAAATCGGAATACTTTGTACGTATTAATACCCGTGCGATCGATGGCAAACTCGAAAAACCGGATACGGTTCTCGCGGTTGAAGCTGTTTATCTTGGAAAAGCAACCTTCCCGCATGGCCTGGATTATGACTCTACCGTACCGCAGCCAGTCGTGAAGCTGGCGGCCCAAAAATTACAGCAGCTTAAAGAACTGCTGGAAGCTTAGGCTGGGCCGAATCATGAAACAACAAACGGCCCAAACGAAAACGAAGAGAGGCACGCCGGATTTCCAACTGCTAATCCTCACTTTATTGTTGGTGGGCTTCGGACTGGTGATGGTATTTAGCTCCAGTTCCAGCATTGCAATTGCAAGCAAAAGTTTTAACAATGATGCCCTGTTCTTCACGAAAAAACAACTACTGTGGGCGGTTCTCGGTTTAGTGGGCATGTTTTTTGCCATGAACATCCGATTTAACAAATACAAAAAGCTTTATGCACCGTTTTTCCTCTTTACCACGGTGATGCTATTAGTTGTTTTGGTTTCAGGTGCGATGTTGAACGGTGCACGAAGCTGGATTCGAATCTTTGGATTCAGCGTCCAGCCCGCCGAGTTTGCCAAAATCGCTATCATTTTGTACCTGGCTGCACTAATTACCAAAAAAGGGGAACGGTTCAGGGATCTTAAGACAGGGTACATCCCTGTGCTGGTCATTGTTGGATTCATTGCGGGACTGATCATGCTGCAACCTGACTTTGGTACATGCTTCATTCTCGTGGCTACATGCGGCCTTGTCATCTATGCAGGCGGGGCCAGCATGAAACATATTATGGGTTCCATTCTGCTGGTTGTGCTCGGAGCCGCATTGGCACTGGGAGCAAATGCCCTGTTTTCCTCCGTATCTTCTCCAGATACGACAAATGGCTCAGCTACAGAAGCAACAAAGAACTACAAAATCGATCGGATTCATGCGTTCCTTGATCCATTATCCGAGAAAACTGGAGGAAGTCTTAACCTCTATCGCTCCCTGGTGGCAATTGGGGATGGGGGCATCACTGGCTCTGGTATCGGGCAAGGTACGATGAAGCTGCATTATTTGCCGAATGCCTATAATGACTTCATTTTCTCCGTCATTGGGGAAGAGCTTGGTTTTATTGGAAGTGTCCTGTTTCTGCTGGTCTACCTGTACTTCATCTGGCGAGGAATTATCGTATCCCTCCGCTGTCCAGATCCATTCGGGACACTAGTCGGTATTGGGATTATGGGATTAATCGCGATCCAGGCATTTATCAACATCGGGGGCGTAACGCAAACCATTCCGGTGACCGGGGTTACTCTTCCGTTTATCAGTTATGGCGGTACCTCACTCTTTGTAATGATGGTGGCGATGGGCATCGTGCTCAGCATCTCACGCACTAATAATCTGGACGTCATCAAGGAAGAGAAAACGAAGTCAGTGACGGTTCAGACATCACGTACCTCTCCCGCGCTTCGTTCACGTGAATCCATTCGTCGAATTCGGTAATGAGAAGTAAACGTTATTCGAATGGTTTTTGAACCAAGTCCAGATGAAAGCAACCAAAAAGACTTCGCATCCTATTTATTCGATGCGAAGTCTTTTTGGTGTTGTCTATCTCGATGAAGAATCGGTAGATGTACCGTTGTTCTTCCCTTACGGTTAGTTAAAGTTTACAGGTCGTCGCCTCTGAAAGATACGCCTTCTACCTTTACATTAACTTCAACAACACGTAATCCGGTCATGGTCTCTACCGCTTCTCGAACATTCTGCTGGAGCATGCGAGAAACTTCATGAATCGGTGTCTCGTACAGGACGATGATGCGCAGATCAATGGCTGCTTCCAGCTGGCCGACCTCAACGCCTACGCCTTTCTGTACGTTTTTACCGCTCAGGCGCTTGGCCCAGCCCTCTGACAATCCTCCAGACATTGCGGCAATTCCGGGCGTCTCCATCGCAGCCATTCCGGCAATTTTCGCCACTACGTCATCGGCAATCCGGATGTTTCCGCCCTCCAGTTGAAGTTGTTCTGCCATGCCACATCCTCCTTCACTTCGTTACTCGTATTTTAAATCCTTTCCACCCCAAAAAGCAAATTAAACTCGAAAAGATGCGTTTACAACCTACCACGATTTGGTTATATTGAAATATGAAAATAATCTCATACGAATTTTTATGATGATGTTTAAAACAAAATAATCAGTTAACCGAGGTGTTTGTTGTGAGAAACCGGATTTCATCCATTTTGCTGATTGTTACTTTTGCACTCAGCGCCGTCGCCCACTACATGAAATGGGATTCGATTCTACAGTTCGTGATATCAGCCATTTCGGTTATTTTCGTAGCCGGTTTTCTAGGCAAGGCTACCGAAAATGTAGCCCATTATGCCGGTCAGCGGCTGGGCGGATTTCTGAATGCTACCTTCGGCAATGCCGCCGAGTTGATCATCGCCATTTTCCTTGTTAAAGAAGGACTATTTGACATGGTTAAAGCGAGTTTGACTGGTTCTATTATCGGTAACCTGCTGCTGGTGCTCGGTTTAAGTATTTTTGCTGGCGGACTCAAATTCAAAATTCAGAATTACAATGTATCGCTTGCCGGTCTGAACGGCTCCCTGATGATTGTAGCTATCATTGCTCTGTTTATTCCAGCCGTCTTCCTGAACACCCATTCCATTACACAGAAGGATACGAATACACTCAGTCTCATTGTCGCAGGATTGCTGATTCTTGCCTACATCGCCTGGTTGCTTTTTTCCATGGTGACTCACAAGAACTATCTTGCCGATGTCACAGAGGATAGAGATGAAGAATTACCACATGAACACGCACCGGAGTGGTCGAAGAAAAAATCGATTCTCTATCTCGTTCTGGCAACAGTCATGGTTGCTTTCGTCAGTGAATGGCTTGTGGGTACGCTTGAAGTGTTCACCGAACAGTTTGGCCTGAGTGAGCTGTTTGTCGGCGCCTTCCTCGTTGCCATTATCGGTAACGCCGCCGAGCATAGTGCAGCCATCATGCTTGCCATGAAAAACAAGATCGGCGCCGCCGTGGAAATCGCGGTTGGCAGCAGTTTGCAAATCGCACTCTTCGTTGCACCTGTTCTGATTTTTGTCAGTTATTTCATGGGTAATACGATGAATATTGTCTTTACAACGATTGAACTGGTTGCCATCGGTGTATCCGTGTTTATAGCCAAGTCCATCACTCAGGACGGTTCAACGAACTGGTACGAAGGTCTGCTCCTGTTAGTCGTGTATATCATTCTGGGCGTATCGTTTTTCTTGGTGTAAACCCGCTCAGCACTTCCCCATCTTAGGTAATTTAGCGTAAGAGGCAGCCGAAAATACATTTTCGGGCTGCCTCTTTATTTATCACTTCGCCTCCAGTACATCAGACTACCCATTTCATTTCAAACGTACAAAAAAAGCATGCAAACACCTGCATGCCTTCTATTCTGACCCACGCTATTGCAGGCTATTGCTCATTCTTCTTATTCAAAGCTTCATATAGAATTGCCAGATTCCGCTCAAGCGCGCTAACCAGCTGCTTACCTGCACCTTCTGGAAGAAGCCCTGCACGAACAGCAAAATCAACTTCCTTGGAGAACCCATACATCTGTGTATCCAGTACTTCCTCATAGAGAGGGCAGTAGCGGGTAGCCAGATTCTCCATCTGTACTTCTAT from Paenibacillus sp. JNUCC-31 includes:
- a CDS encoding YlbG family protein produces the protein MFAERTGFIIWVSDLKAARNLEKYGTVHYISRRMHYVVMYVNAERAEDTMKNVNRLSYVRKVERSYRNEIKTEYASKTMDKTSFYGI
- a CDS encoding YlbF family regulator; its protein translation is MSVAEMNTVDMAQVLTGAYELGDMINQSAEVSDYLYWKQQVETNPEIQAGIRKLNAKKELFEETQRFGHFHPDYHAAKDQVQALELELEQFEAVARFKQAEKSLDEMLFQMSETIAFAVSTTIKVPSNDPNPKGGCGSGGKCGCS
- a CDS encoding helicase-associated domain-containing protein; the encoded protein is MNNTQDLLDVSLLNELSCMEHTVLGAIFHKQAGQPFSVMMSTAEWASIGLSRAEAITAFITLQQKGWIEAVLKTWGERLYYIPHSLLPLMTITYAERVGHFVQQKVDEVQGEITKNNSRSCHGIQVIREGKPDIAAELLHILAWMVREGQNQGLPLTGKGTVHKRIVKQLSRITVLDHEDFAGLDIHYNSMDVYPVHVAVIFDVLLSLGLIEKIHNRMYVSIDRLDHWLSLSWPSMQRVIYNICMDRYGAAEPVLQHFRYQLSLLAPGSNEWFAIATATPDSDWLKEGMDIKEKTRGWLDLLAAFGYGEVGETSEGRLYYRWLIEPVNLLDSGYDGAMDSGNQTFFVQPDFEIMVPPDIPPQVRWNLELISELASRDRMSIYRVTKERIIAAAVIGFTADAMVSFLGRYAGSGLPEHVNLAIQQWGKEAAHLHGDADQNTGLTDKVNEAKNMNGWIFDFRRELSEKLKRTERMQIAEESITGLELEKELFNVRGREGLIETGPDLHLYDQDESITEQSVLFPGYGEIPEVWHNQWRSYHMSTARQIAAKAIEWQTKLGLKLDKDVIYFIPDQIHGYEDWTLTGWHSSDIGVHPERLTFSPTEWSEIRLIIPEQAKT
- a CDS encoding DNA repair helicase XPB → MEKTDACIVQRDFTVLLEVGHPGFDQARAQLGMYAELVKTPAAFHTYRITALSLWNAAALGWSADQVIASLESVSRWNVPAALIQDIRRIVDQYGKLKLQSDTGQGKMRLVSEDERLLDELSGMKTISAFRMERVDPHELELDGEKRGLLKRELTRLGYPVLDYAGYRNGTSLPFGWQEDTSAHSGQFELRPYQQDAVNAFEGSEGMGGSGLLVLPCGAGKTVIGLAVLERLQCECLILTSNTTSVRQWIEELQNKTTITSEQIGEYSGQKKQVRPVTVATYQILTHRKSKDADFTHIKLLSERQWGLIIYDEVHLLPAPVFRATADIQATRRLGLTATLVREDGCEQDVFSLIGPKLYDMPWKELEQQGWIADVQCQEIRVPFSTELRSNYLEAEVKHQFRIAAENPAKLAVIRKILERHRGLPSLVIGQYLNQLETIAREIDAPLISGTMSQQERVKWFAAFRRGEIKTIVVSKVANFAVDLPDAAVALEISGSFGSRQEEAQRLGRILRPKSGENKAYFYALVSEDSKEQEFALRRQMFLVEQGYEYKIVHEL
- a CDS encoding M20 family metallopeptidase; translation: MTNNIWWDDLQIHMVEWRRHLHRNPEVSFHEEKTSSFIAGMLESFGVEVKRHVGGHGVIGTIRGDNPGPVVMLRADMDALPIQDEKDVEYASQHAGAMHACGHDGHVSILLGTALYFSRHKHEIKGEIRFLFQPAEELLPGGALKVIADGGLEGVDVIYGIHLWTPLPVGVAASTPGPMMAAADDFYIEITGKGGHGGMPQSTVDSLVAGSALVMQLQTVVSRSVDPLRPAVLTIGTMQAGSAQNVIAELCKLTGTVRTFDEETRSIMKERVHTIVAQTGAIYGAETQLNYIMGYPPVVNDEQETARFFREAVDVFGADSVQKSPMMMPAEDFAYYLQRIPGCFMFVGAGNPKKNAIYPHHHPKFDFDEDAMQNAVKLFIAMAKGYTAE
- a CDS encoding YugN family protein, producing the protein MIFENTGLDGLKSDLAYLDESAEKVGFVRWQWEYYRATYDYKIEDEQTKSEYFVRINTRAIDGKLEKPDTVLAVEAVYLGKATFPHGLDYDSTVPQPVVKLAAQKLQQLKELLEA
- the ftsW gene encoding putative lipid II flippase FtsW, with translation MKQQTAQTKTKRGTPDFQLLILTLLLVGFGLVMVFSSSSSIAIASKSFNNDALFFTKKQLLWAVLGLVGMFFAMNIRFNKYKKLYAPFFLFTTVMLLVVLVSGAMLNGARSWIRIFGFSVQPAEFAKIAIILYLAALITKKGERFRDLKTGYIPVLVIVGFIAGLIMLQPDFGTCFILVATCGLVIYAGGASMKHIMGSILLVVLGAALALGANALFSSVSSPDTTNGSATEATKNYKIDRIHAFLDPLSEKTGGSLNLYRSLVAIGDGGITGSGIGQGTMKLHYLPNAYNDFIFSVIGEELGFIGSVLFLLVYLYFIWRGIIVSLRCPDPFGTLVGIGIMGLIAIQAFINIGGVTQTIPVTGVTLPFISYGGTSLFVMMVAMGIVLSISRTNNLDVIKEEKTKSVTVQTSRTSPALRSRESIRRIR
- a CDS encoding Asp23/Gls24 family envelope stress response protein, with translation MAEQLQLEGGNIRIADDVVAKIAGMAAMETPGIAAMSGGLSEGWAKRLSGKNVQKGVGVEVGQLEAAIDLRIIVLYETPIHEVSRMLQQNVREAVETMTGLRVVEVNVKVEGVSFRGDDL
- the cax gene encoding calcium/proton exchanger; the protein is MRNRISSILLIVTFALSAVAHYMKWDSILQFVISAISVIFVAGFLGKATENVAHYAGQRLGGFLNATFGNAAELIIAIFLVKEGLFDMVKASLTGSIIGNLLLVLGLSIFAGGLKFKIQNYNVSLAGLNGSLMIVAIIALFIPAVFLNTHSITQKDTNTLSLIVAGLLILAYIAWLLFSMVTHKNYLADVTEDRDEELPHEHAPEWSKKKSILYLVLATVMVAFVSEWLVGTLEVFTEQFGLSELFVGAFLVAIIGNAAEHSAAIMLAMKNKIGAAVEIAVGSSLQIALFVAPVLIFVSYFMGNTMNIVFTTIELVAIGVSVFIAKSITQDGSTNWYEGLLLLVVYIILGVSFFLV
- a CDS encoding YlaN family protein, with translation MTSSDLQDQLHLKAISLLQEDADKIQKLIEVQMENLATRYCPLYEEVLDTQMYGFSKEVDFAVRAGLLPEGAGKQLVSALERNLAILYEALNKKNEQ